One window of Nymphaea colorata isolate Beijing-Zhang1983 chromosome 1, ASM883128v2, whole genome shotgun sequence genomic DNA carries:
- the LOC116263770 gene encoding thioredoxin-like protein Clot, with protein MASLRMVDSRVGDLDGVLKELRSQKSDRKFLLFLADIDPSTSRSWCPDCVRAEPVIYQKLEAFSGDVTLVRAYVGDRPTWRNPRHPWRTDDRFKLRGVPTLMRLDEDGAIAGRLEDHEAHLERQIDELIR; from the exons ATGGCTTCCTTAAGGATGGTGGACTCGAGGGTGGGGGATCTGGATGGCGTCCTGAAGGAGCTTCGGTCACAGAAGTCCGACCGGAAGTTCCTCCTCTTCCTCGCTGACATCGATCCCTCCACCTCCCGCAGCTGGTGTCCCG ATTGCGTGAGGGCCGAACCCGTCATCTACCAGAAACTGGAGGCCTTCTCCGGCGACGTCACCCTCGTCAGGGCCTACGTCGGGGACAGGCCGACGTGGCGCAATCCAAGACATCCCTGGAGGACCGATGATCGGTTCAAGCTGAGAGGGGTTCCTACCCTCATGCGTTTGGACGAAGATGGTGCCATCGCCGGCCGCCTCGAGGACCATGAGGCTCATCTGGAACGCCAGATCGACGAACTCATCCGTTGA